In Candidatus Defluviilinea proxima, a single genomic region encodes these proteins:
- a CDS encoding YhfC family intramembrane metalloprotease, with the protein MSVVCIMLGMLTGCAAQNSEVPMNYRWASVEGSQLDSAEGGEQFYFNIIVDEGMVNDKTPIKIKVSGTVQSGSLRFELRDPDGQAVWNSGTINPGDFSISSAYDLSSAQTGTYTLGLIYSDNISATYNLSWHAIKLGPMILLPGTGMIVVSLAFIVYAARRRLLGWRHLGMGALFWALTVFVKFAFAIPVNPMIYRALNVTSENLFSPGNLIAYLYIGALTGIFEVGLAFLILRKIKWGKATWDQALVFGIGFGVVEALLLGLSGLASAIVGITSPDVIPVSALGSLANTGTLIMGSAPVVERLSVILAHIFACVLIFYSIASAETKWVWLAILYKTLLDAPAGFAAFWGVNTAGKIWTIEAIMIVFGLIGLWGIVQIKQRYPQLQGSGEPS; encoded by the coding sequence GGAAGGCAGTCAATTGGATTCTGCTGAGGGCGGTGAGCAGTTTTACTTCAACATCATTGTTGACGAAGGCATGGTCAATGATAAAACGCCGATCAAGATCAAGGTCAGCGGTACTGTTCAAAGTGGTTCATTGCGCTTTGAACTGCGTGACCCGGATGGTCAGGCGGTTTGGAATTCTGGAACGATTAACCCCGGTGATTTCTCCATCTCGTCTGCATATGATCTCTCATCTGCGCAGACTGGGACGTATACACTCGGGCTGATCTACAGCGACAATATATCAGCTACCTATAATCTGAGTTGGCATGCGATCAAGCTTGGACCAATGATACTTCTGCCCGGCACAGGCATGATCGTAGTGTCATTGGCATTCATAGTCTATGCCGCCCGCCGTCGATTGCTCGGTTGGCGTCATTTGGGAATGGGCGCGTTGTTCTGGGCGTTGACCGTGTTCGTCAAATTTGCGTTTGCAATTCCCGTGAACCCCATGATCTACCGCGCATTGAATGTAACGAGCGAAAATCTTTTCTCGCCCGGCAACCTGATCGCCTATCTATATATTGGCGCATTGACGGGCATCTTCGAGGTCGGGTTGGCTTTTCTCATCCTACGCAAAATCAAGTGGGGAAAAGCTACATGGGATCAAGCACTTGTTTTCGGAATTGGATTTGGCGTCGTAGAAGCGCTTCTTCTCGGACTAAGTGGGCTGGCTTCTGCCATCGTTGGCATTACCTCCCCTGACGTTATTCCTGTGTCTGCTCTGGGGAGTTTAGCAAACACTGGGACTCTTATCATGGGCTCAGCGCCAGTGGTTGAACGTTTATCTGTGATCCTTGCTCACATTTTTGCCTGTGTGTTGATCTTCTATTCGATTGCCAGCGCTGAGACAAAATGGGTCTGGCTTGCGATTCTCTACAAAACACTGCTTGATGCTCCGGCTGGCTTTGCCGCCTTTTGGGGTGTCAATACGGCAGGCAAGATATGGACGATCGAGGCGATCATGATCGTCTTCGGTTTGATCGGATTGTGGGGAATAGTCCAAATCAAACAACGGTATCCACAGTTACAAGGCTCAGGCGAACCTTCATAA
- a CDS encoding SDR family NAD(P)-dependent oxidoreductase, producing MNTLKNKVALVTGASRGVGRGIAKGLGEAGMIVYVTGRTENGEGLPDFLKDTGIGKTASEVTQLGGVGIAHHCDHANDQEVDALFQRILDEQGRLDVLVNNAWGGSLHAIQPYFFNTPFWEQPMSLWEDNYTVGLRSDYYASRLAAPIMVNQKSGLIVNISYYGGRHYFNNVAYGVNKAAIDRLAADIALELKPHGVTALSLYPGQVSTEGYVAYAQVNPAIDLNTFETPQFVGRCIAALAADPTVFEKTGEILITAEVAQAYGIRDINGNQPKSQRAELW from the coding sequence ATGAACACACTGAAAAACAAAGTTGCATTGGTAACAGGGGCCAGCCGTGGCGTAGGACGAGGTATTGCCAAAGGTCTTGGCGAAGCTGGAATGATCGTCTATGTCACCGGGCGGACAGAAAATGGCGAAGGTTTACCGGACTTCCTGAAAGACACCGGCATTGGGAAAACCGCCTCTGAAGTAACACAATTGGGTGGAGTAGGAATAGCTCACCACTGTGACCATGCCAACGACCAGGAAGTAGATGCATTGTTTCAGCGCATCCTGGATGAACAAGGTCGCCTGGATGTGTTGGTGAACAATGCCTGGGGTGGTAGCCTACATGCCATCCAGCCTTATTTCTTCAACACGCCTTTTTGGGAACAGCCGATGTCTTTGTGGGAGGATAACTACACTGTCGGGTTACGATCCGATTACTACGCCAGCCGGTTGGCGGCCCCGATCATGGTCAACCAAAAAAGCGGATTAATTGTTAACATCTCCTACTATGGAGGCCGACACTATTTCAACAACGTGGCATATGGCGTCAACAAGGCCGCCATTGACCGGCTTGCGGCAGATATAGCGCTCGAATTGAAACCCCACGGCGTAACAGCACTTTCGCTCTACCCTGGTCAAGTCAGCACCGAGGGGTATGTGGCTTACGCACAGGTCAACCCTGCAATTGACCTGAACACATTCGAGACGCCTCAATTCGTGGGGCGATGCATTGCCGCCTTGGCCGCCGACCCGACCGTCTTCGAAAAAACCGGCGAAATCCTGATCACTGCCGAAGTAGCGCAAGCGTATGGAATACGAGACATCAACGGCAATCAACCCAAATCACAACGCGCCGAGTTATGGTAA
- a CDS encoding CPBP family intramembrane metalloprotease, whose translation MKTWAIRHPILTYIIFTMIWSFSIWSLLFLYIEPGGLMKSPPPISFLFVVLGGFGPSLSGLFTTWLVYGREGLQALWDRVRIRRVGGWWLALLVIPTVTALTPLFRWLAGYPVDTEAMMNLLGPGIALGLVAGLMEEFGWRGFLLPHLLKHHSPFVATLLLGLIWGGLWHGYADYFGVGGRGWVSLALIVLLGPVLLTAWSFIITWVYERTQGSLLIAYFMHASISSSALIFGQTYTTATEEITWTAVSTGLAVLAAVLVWLFVRRSESQTL comes from the coding sequence ATGAAAACATGGGCTATCCGTCATCCAATTCTGACCTACATCATCTTCACGATGATCTGGTCGTTTAGCATCTGGTCATTACTATTCCTGTACATCGAGCCCGGTGGATTGATGAAATCACCTCCGCCCATTTCCTTCTTGTTCGTTGTGTTGGGTGGGTTTGGACCTTCCCTCAGCGGTCTTTTCACTACATGGCTGGTCTATGGACGCGAAGGATTGCAAGCTTTGTGGGACAGAGTCCGCATCAGACGTGTGGGAGGCTGGTGGCTGGCTCTGTTGGTTATTCCTACAGTGACAGCTTTGACTCCGCTCTTTCGCTGGCTGGCAGGCTACCCCGTAGATACGGAAGCGATGATGAATCTGCTTGGTCCCGGCATCGCTTTGGGCCTCGTCGCTGGCTTGATGGAAGAATTCGGCTGGCGCGGCTTTCTCCTTCCGCATCTGCTTAAACATCATTCCCCGTTTGTTGCCACTCTGCTGTTGGGCCTGATCTGGGGTGGACTGTGGCATGGGTACGCTGATTATTTCGGTGTGGGTGGTAGAGGCTGGGTTTCGCTGGCGTTGATCGTGTTGCTTGGACCTGTTCTATTGACCGCATGGTCATTCATCATCACTTGGGTGTATGAACGGACGCAAGGTAGTTTATTGATCGCTTACTTTATGCATGCCAGTATTTCCTCCAGCGCGTTGATCTTTGGGCAAACGTATACAACAGCCACCGAAGAAATTACCTGGACAGCGGTCAGCACTGGTCTGGCTGTTCTTGCGGCGGTTCTCGTCTGGCTGTTCGTTCGTCGCTCTGAATCACAAACATTATAA
- a CDS encoding carbon-nitrogen hydrolase family protein, producing the protein MKKLTLAAAQITCKDGRVQENLARATQMAEQAKAQGTQLVLFPEFLPQGYLLTPALWDAAEPFDGPTTRWLSETSRRLGIYLGTSFLEVRNGHFLNTFALTDPSGKILGAVRKRNPSMWEAYFFKGERGNPYLDTDLGRIGVGICFDNHTHEIASAVSQSNIDLMLMPHSYCTPTQPTKMTSQADIDRLNGLPVRVAHLYNEWFGVPVLMCNKSGAWDSPVPDATLGTPKDFRFSGRSTLLDADGALRGELGDEETVLVGTVTLDPSLKKQTRPPKYSRYIYPGSPGREIIRLMEFRGSLSYNFSALRKQKAQAYE; encoded by the coding sequence ATGAAAAAGTTGACTCTCGCTGCCGCCCAAATTACCTGCAAGGATGGTCGTGTGCAGGAGAACCTCGCCCGCGCCACTCAAATGGCGGAGCAAGCAAAAGCGCAGGGAACGCAGTTGGTCTTGTTCCCTGAGTTTTTGCCGCAAGGCTATTTGTTGACACCTGCACTGTGGGATGCTGCCGAGCCGTTTGACGGTCCCACCACCCGATGGTTGAGCGAAACGTCCCGACGATTGGGAATCTACCTCGGAACGAGTTTCCTCGAAGTGAGAAATGGACATTTCCTCAACACCTTCGCTTTGACAGATCCTTCGGGCAAAATTCTCGGCGCGGTGCGTAAGCGCAACCCCTCCATGTGGGAAGCTTACTTCTTCAAAGGGGAGCGCGGGAATCCATATCTTGATACCGATCTCGGTCGAATTGGCGTGGGGATTTGTTTCGACAACCACACACACGAAATCGCCAGTGCCGTCTCGCAGAGCAACATTGACCTGATGTTGATGCCGCATTCTTATTGCACTCCCACCCAGCCGACCAAAATGACATCCCAAGCTGATATTGACCGGTTGAACGGACTACCGGTACGTGTCGCTCACCTGTACAACGAATGGTTCGGCGTCCCGGTGTTGATGTGCAACAAAAGCGGCGCATGGGATTCCCCTGTCCCCGATGCGACGCTCGGCACTCCAAAGGATTTTCGTTTTTCAGGTCGTTCCACTTTGCTGGATGCCGATGGGGCCCTGCGCGGCGAACTCGGTGATGAGGAAACAGTGCTGGTTGGAACGGTCACACTCGACCCGTCGCTCAAAAAGCAGACTCGCCCGCCGAAATACAGCCGCTATATCTATCCCGGCTCGCCTGGACGTGAGATCATTCGTCTGATGGAATTTCGTGGCAGTCTCTCGTACAACTTCAGCGCTTTGCGCAAACAAAAAGCACAGGCTTACGAATAA
- a CDS encoding phenylacetate--CoA ligase family protein, whose protein sequence is MTSFNPISIFMDARRVTRGAPEMLAARQRERLNELVAFARANSRFYAEKYRGLPETITDASLLPPVTKVELMEHFDDVVTDPSVRKADVMKYISDLSNIGKPFMGKYMVWTTSGTTGTPGIFLEDKNWDAVITAVNVLRMGGEWYNMDVIRGMMKAGGNSASVFAGNGHFLGVTMLERQRSSNRSRGKRIRLVPVTLPIAEIVRQLNELQPAMFAGYSSVLGLLAQEQLEGRLNIHPSIVISSAEPLSDENRKLIQQAFGVPPRNNYGCSEGGVMGYECNHGRMHINADWIIFEPVDAKHHPVPAGQLSDRTLITNLANRVMPIIRYELGDRVTLLPEKCDCGITLPLIKVEGRTDEILRFTSSSGQLVPVLPLALWSVIKETPGVLRFQAIQTAPAELKIRLETKHAEECDAVWKRVYVNARDYLTRQGLGNVNILRAEELPMRDPKSGKFRNVWAEKF, encoded by the coding sequence ATGACATCATTCAATCCCATTTCCATTTTCATGGACGCTCGACGAGTCACACGCGGGGCGCCTGAAATGCTGGCGGCACGTCAACGTGAAAGACTCAACGAACTCGTTGCATTTGCGCGTGCAAACTCGCGCTTCTATGCCGAGAAGTATCGCGGCTTGCCAGAGACCATCACCGATGCGAGCCTTCTTCCGCCTGTGACGAAGGTCGAGCTCATGGAGCACTTCGACGATGTGGTCACCGATCCATCCGTGCGTAAAGCGGATGTGATGAAATATATTTCCGATCTCAGCAACATAGGCAAACCGTTCATGGGCAAGTACATGGTGTGGACGACCTCTGGCACAACAGGCACGCCAGGTATATTTCTCGAAGACAAGAACTGGGATGCGGTTATCACCGCCGTGAACGTATTGCGCATGGGCGGTGAGTGGTACAACATGGATGTCATCCGCGGGATGATGAAGGCGGGCGGCAACAGCGCTTCGGTCTTTGCGGGCAACGGACATTTTCTAGGCGTGACCATGTTGGAGCGTCAGCGCAGTTCCAATCGCTCACGCGGTAAACGCATTCGGCTTGTGCCTGTCACATTGCCCATCGCCGAGATCGTCAGACAGTTGAACGAACTCCAACCTGCCATGTTCGCGGGTTATTCCAGCGTGCTCGGTTTGCTGGCGCAAGAGCAACTCGAAGGGCGGTTGAATATTCATCCTTCGATCGTTATCAGCTCTGCCGAGCCGCTTTCCGATGAAAACCGCAAACTCATTCAACAGGCATTCGGCGTACCGCCGCGCAATAACTATGGCTGTTCCGAAGGCGGCGTGATGGGATATGAGTGCAATCACGGACGTATGCACATCAATGCCGATTGGATCATCTTCGAACCAGTGGATGCAAAACATCATCCTGTTCCTGCGGGTCAACTCTCTGATCGAACCTTAATCACCAATCTTGCGAACCGCGTTATGCCGATCATTCGCTACGAACTCGGCGACCGCGTAACACTCCTGCCTGAGAAATGTGACTGTGGAATCACACTCCCGCTCATCAAGGTCGAAGGTCGCACGGATGAAATCCTGCGCTTCACCTCTTCAAGCGGACAGTTGGTCCCTGTTCTGCCGCTTGCTCTCTGGTCTGTGATCAAAGAAACGCCTGGCGTGTTGAGATTTCAGGCGATCCAGACTGCGCCTGCTGAATTGAAGATTCGTTTGGAAACAAAACATGCGGAAGAATGTGATGCGGTTTGGAAGCGCGTCTACGTCAACGCACGAGACTATCTGACCCGACAGGGTTTGGGTAACGTGAACATCCTCCGTGCTGAAGAACTTCCCATGCGTGACCCGAAGAGTGGCAAGTTCCGCAACGTGTGGGCGGAGAAGTTCTAG
- a CDS encoding CPBP family intramembrane metalloprotease yields MNRKQRSVFLVLLFVYAFCAFATYAFFTDELAATSGVPMPDMGVPVWVVGLINAGIVLVVYGLLGLAGFWFARKLELPGIFSEDGNWRRWFVIPLVVGLICGVFIVIGDALFAPINGFGRFPHPAFPISILASISAGIGEEIMFRGFVFGLWGFLLNWLFKRFNGRTAALWIANIIAALAFSAGHLGTIFFLTGASSIAELNPVLLAEVFILNGVIGLIAGQRYMKDGLVAAAGVHFWADVVFHIFWGLM; encoded by the coding sequence ATGAATCGCAAACAACGTAGTGTGTTTCTGGTTTTACTTTTTGTATACGCTTTCTGTGCCTTTGCCACATATGCATTCTTCACAGATGAACTTGCCGCAACATCAGGCGTTCCCATGCCCGATATGGGAGTTCCTGTCTGGGTGGTAGGACTCATCAATGCAGGTATCGTTCTTGTAGTCTACGGTTTGCTGGGGTTGGCAGGTTTCTGGTTCGCTCGCAAACTCGAACTACCCGGCATTTTCAGCGAAGACGGCAACTGGCGACGTTGGTTTGTCATCCCGCTTGTAGTGGGCCTGATCTGCGGTGTATTCATTGTTATTGGTGATGCACTATTTGCGCCCATCAATGGCTTCGGTCGTTTTCCTCACCCTGCATTCCCGATTTCTATTCTTGCATCTATTAGCGCAGGTATAGGTGAAGAGATCATGTTCCGCGGATTTGTCTTCGGCTTATGGGGATTCCTCCTCAACTGGCTGTTCAAACGCTTCAACGGACGTACCGCCGCATTGTGGATCGCCAATATCATCGCCGCGCTTGCGTTCAGCGCTGGGCATCTCGGCACCATCTTCTTCCTGACAGGCGCTTCATCCATCGCCGAACTGAATCCTGTACTATTGGCAGAAGTCTTCATCCTCAACGGCGTCATCGGACTCATCGCTGGTCAGCGCTACATGAAAGATGGCTTGGTCGCGGCGGCAGGCGTCCATTTTTGGGCTGATGTGGTCTTCCATATATTTTGGGGATTGATGTAA
- a CDS encoding CPBP family intramembrane metalloprotease, with the protein MENNVVEWKRVGIFIAFAFGIAWLVALVLYLTGGLTPTPYTLIMLGGGYMGAPALAHILTRLITREGWQGLYLRPNFKKGWLYWLICWIAPSIFAFLGMGLFFALFPQYYDPSLSAVKAFMAKATAAGQTMPTIDPWVIVISQTLTALIAAPILNAIPILGEEFGWRAYLQPKLMPLGGRKAMVVMGIIWGLWHAPIIAMGHNYGTEYPGAPWLGILTMTWFTFTLGTFLGWATLRSGSVWPAVIGHGAINGIAGIYVFFTQGTPNRVLGPSLAALIGSWAIAVVALIIFLKRDALRLNEEA; encoded by the coding sequence ATGGAAAACAATGTTGTAGAGTGGAAACGTGTGGGTATCTTCATTGCATTTGCGTTTGGCATCGCATGGCTTGTAGCTTTGGTGTTGTATCTCACGGGTGGTCTTACGCCAACCCCGTATACACTCATCATGTTGGGTGGTGGATACATGGGCGCGCCTGCGCTTGCCCACATCCTTACGCGTCTTATCACACGCGAAGGCTGGCAGGGGCTTTACCTTCGCCCCAACTTCAAGAAAGGTTGGTTGTATTGGTTGATCTGCTGGATCGCTCCTTCGATCTTTGCCTTCCTGGGGATGGGTCTCTTCTTTGCGTTGTTCCCACAATATTATGACCCGTCACTTTCTGCAGTGAAGGCATTCATGGCAAAGGCTACCGCCGCAGGTCAGACCATGCCAACGATAGATCCGTGGGTAATCGTCATCTCGCAAACTCTAACAGCTCTCATTGCTGCTCCAATCTTGAATGCCATTCCCATTCTGGGAGAGGAATTCGGCTGGCGTGCCTATTTACAACCCAAGTTGATGCCGCTCGGTGGAAGAAAAGCAATGGTTGTGATGGGCATCATCTGGGGTCTATGGCATGCACCGATCATTGCAATGGGACACAACTATGGCACAGAATATCCCGGTGCGCCGTGGCTGGGCATCCTCACGATGACATGGTTCACATTCACCTTGGGCACTTTCCTTGGCTGGGCAACTTTGCGCAGTGGAAGTGTATGGCCAGCGGTCATCGGTCATGGCGCAATCAACGGTATTGCTGGCATTTATGTATTCTTCACACAGGGCACTCCAAACAGAGTGCTGGGACCATCATTAGCCGCACTCATTGGTTCATGGGCCATTGCAGTGGTTGCACTCATCATCTTTCTGAAGCGTGATGCATTAAGACTCAACGAAGAGGCATGA
- a CDS encoding beta-lactamase family protein, with translation MSAWITPVEADASSPVGFDADALDAYISGQMAKHGIKGISITVTSKNEIVYLKGYGTAGGGRPMTPQTPMYIGSQSKSLTGLAIAQLIEQGKIKPNDAVQKFIPWFKVADEEASKQITVSHFLHHTSGLSESGFTVVLDDNASNEDAVRALASAELTVPVGTTFQYFNFGYDVLAVIVQNVSGMKYEDYVQQYIFDPLEMKHTYTDPVLAHENGLSQGYSRFFGFTVPQEQPHRVFEIGAGYIISTAEDMAHYSMAMDNAGHYKDKQLLSARGMDMLFSPVQGYGMGWFIEQGHIFHGGANEAFKTYVDIYPLRDMSFVLLINQGYLMDHYISASQIAKGVETIVLGRTPPPISDGWSVKHIGWLLLIFVLALSIFQVRNLLSLRGWAERARKWSTGKKVLDTVISFTIPTLILVVIFSGIKAFFGYRFNFTYQIINMTHMLSDIAILMFVGSVPDYVQGFVKLFWLVSGKTRQL, from the coding sequence GTGTCAGCGTGGATAACGCCTGTTGAGGCGGACGCAAGTTCACCTGTCGGGTTTGATGCGGATGCTCTTGATGCGTATATCTCCGGGCAGATGGCAAAGCACGGGATCAAGGGAATCTCCATCACGGTGACATCTAAAAATGAGATCGTATATCTCAAGGGGTATGGCACGGCGGGTGGTGGTCGCCCGATGACGCCGCAGACGCCAATGTATATTGGTTCGCAGAGTAAGTCGCTCACGGGGTTGGCAATTGCGCAGTTGATCGAACAGGGCAAGATTAAACCGAATGATGCGGTGCAGAAATTTATTCCGTGGTTCAAAGTGGCAGACGAGGAAGCGTCGAAACAGATCACGGTGAGTCATTTTCTTCATCACACCAGTGGACTCTCGGAATCGGGCTTTACAGTTGTGCTTGATGACAATGCATCGAACGAAGATGCTGTTCGCGCACTGGCTTCTGCTGAGTTGACTGTACCTGTTGGCACCACGTTTCAATATTTCAATTTCGGTTACGATGTGCTGGCAGTGATCGTGCAGAATGTGAGCGGGATGAAATATGAGGATTATGTACAGCAATATATCTTCGACCCATTGGAGATGAAGCACACATACACGGACCCTGTCCTTGCTCATGAGAATGGCCTCTCTCAAGGCTATAGCCGCTTCTTTGGCTTTACGGTTCCACAGGAGCAACCGCATCGCGTATTCGAGATCGGCGCAGGCTATATCATTTCAACAGCTGAAGACATGGCACATTATTCAATGGCGATGGATAATGCCGGTCACTACAAAGATAAACAGTTGTTATCAGCACGAGGAATGGATATGCTTTTCTCGCCTGTGCAGGGATATGGCATGGGCTGGTTCATCGAGCAGGGACATATCTTCCACGGTGGCGCGAACGAGGCATTCAAGACTTATGTGGATATTTATCCATTGCGCGATATGAGTTTTGTATTGCTTATCAATCAGGGATATTTGATGGATCATTACATCTCTGCCTCACAGATCGCCAAAGGTGTGGAAACCATCGTATTGGGACGAACGCCTCCGCCCATTTCTGATGGCTGGTCAGTGAAACACATTGGCTGGTTGTTATTGATCTTTGTTCTCGCTCTGAGTATCTTTCAAGTTCGTAATTTACTCTCTCTACGTGGATGGGCGGAACGCGCTCGCAAGTGGTCAACTGGGAAGAAGGTCCTGGATACCGTTATCAGCTTTACCATCCCCACGCTGATTCTGGTTGTAATATTCAGCGGCATCAAGGCGTTCTTTGGGTATCGGTTCAACTTTACCTATCAGATCATCAACATGACCCACATGCTGAGCGATATCGCAATCCTGATGTTTGTTGGTTCTGTCCCTGATTATGTGCAGGGGTTTGTAAAACTATTTTGGCTGGTGAGTGGAAAGACTCGCCAACTGTAA
- a CDS encoding transglutaminase domain-containing protein produces the protein MNSTLTYFTQQGPISDPGNHVSFFNDLPTSVTELVKLVQGVTIHVFWTERYGFKAPPERMADLQLRWMEKRLARTLELDPRPLTESRPIEKKLLGNCRDHSLLLVSMLRHQGIPARARCGFAAYFMPDHFEDHWVAEYWNAEQNRWVLVDAQLDELQQDALKIKFDVLDVPRDQFIVGGKAWQMCRTGEQDPAKFGIFDMNGLGFVRGDFVRDVASLNKVELLPWDCWGVILNEQMDDPNDLAVLDEVAVLTAGDVPEFDTLRARYETDPRFRVDGSLMSYVNGNMVEVHIA, from the coding sequence ATGAACTCAACACTTACCTACTTCACCCAACAAGGTCCGATCTCTGACCCCGGAAACCATGTCTCTTTCTTCAACGACCTTCCCACATCCGTCACCGAGCTAGTCAAGCTCGTGCAGGGAGTCACCATCCATGTCTTTTGGACAGAGCGATATGGATTCAAAGCTCCGCCCGAACGCATGGCTGATCTACAATTGCGCTGGATGGAAAAACGCCTCGCTCGTACATTGGAACTGGATCCTCGTCCATTGACCGAATCTCGTCCCATTGAAAAGAAACTACTCGGCAACTGCCGCGATCATTCGCTGTTGCTTGTCTCTATGCTTAGACATCAAGGAATCCCTGCACGGGCACGTTGCGGTTTCGCCGCCTACTTCATGCCCGATCATTTCGAAGATCATTGGGTGGCCGAGTATTGGAATGCAGAACAAAACCGCTGGGTGCTCGTAGATGCACAACTCGATGAATTGCAACAGGATGCCCTAAAGATCAAATTCGATGTCCTCGATGTGCCACGTGACCAGTTCATCGTCGGAGGGAAGGCATGGCAGATGTGCCGTACTGGCGAACAAGACCCTGCCAAGTTCGGCATCTTCGATATGAATGGACTCGGTTTCGTGCGCGGTGACTTTGTCCGTGATGTGGCATCGCTCAACAAAGTAGAACTGCTTCCGTGGGATTGTTGGGGCGTGATCCTCAACGAACAAATGGATGACCCGAATGACCTTGCCGTGCTTGATGAGGTTGCTGTATTGACCGCAGGTGATGTACCAGAGTTTGATACCCTCCGCGCCCGTTATGAGACAGATCCGCGCTTCCGCGTAGACGGTTCATTGATGAGTTATGTGAATGGGAACATGGTGGAAGTACATATAGCCTAA